One window of Paenibacillus albicereus genomic DNA carries:
- a CDS encoding non-ribosomal peptide synthetase, translated as MFQLSKLTGKPVPPAGGQAPAPAARAAVTDSSATHEVAIIGFAGRIGSASQPAELAELLGGAEDRIGPFPSGRRDDAEPFLRHLGVDPDEAEFFEGAFLDDIASFDPALFRLSPKEAALMNPNQRLFLMAAWQAIEHAGYGGAGLAGSRTGVYVGYNGDALHDYKRMIEALCPEELGSAAPGNLSSMIAGRVAYLLDLHGPALQVDTACSSSLVALHLACQAIRSGECDAAVAGSVKINLLPLDHGVRLGMEAGDGRAKPFDDAADGTGMGDGAVALLLKPLAKAKRDGDFIHGVIKGSAVGQDGSSAGITAPNALAQEDVIARAWQDADVDPETISYIEAHGTGTSLGDPIEIDGLTRAFRRHTDKRQFCAIGSAKSQIGHLDHAAGIAGVLRGLLALKRGMLPPNVHFRRPNRSIDFIGSPLYVNVEPSPWPKGAGPRRMGVSAFGMSGTNAHVVLEEAPARESAAAETEAPALFVLSARSPEGLAASAARMREWLKTDEAAASPLAAMCATAACGRSHGPHRLAIVCRTRRELALALEEALHAGAVPLGEAAALQPGSAAASEAAWTPEGACFRLAARGLAAGSAAYAGRVQPNAAMAQEVDAAEASPSLDAAARLYASGGEPAWTRLHPPGSLKRAPLPGAPFELRRCWLQPSRPAPGAHAAAARRDIPSAVPPEALASALELLPPELRQQLEPLLGRLQRLEDGEEGKPNRARRVRLLEGGGRADSAGFGGMPLQSAEETGTSSTAEPDEALQAAADAWGEVLGYDELSPDAGFYELGGDSILALRAVGLLSKRFGADIAVHELLAAPVLEAFASVLRRKLASASAASREAAAGRVADASPQAEAAEADVAPGFEAGRDEAAEAGVASGFDAGRDADGLAPLIPRTAEQPHYAVSSSQRQMYLQQQAQPDDRSYNLPELLHLSGDVDADRLESAIRSLIRRHEPLRSSFAVVDGEVRQFIHGDVPFGLQRLSCAEDELDGTLRSLSMPFALSRAPQLRAALVSTGPRAQVLFLDLHHIASDGMSAGILLQELLTLYSGGSLPPLPLRYRDYAEWQQRTLASERMDRQRAWWRERLQDEWPVLELPADFARPPVKDGRGATFELDLDAGLSAAVRRHAAASGCTPFVVLLAAYYVLLAKHTGAEDIAVGTPVAGRPSPRLERLAGMFVGTHPLRARPEAAKSFATFVREVKETVLDAFASGEVPFEELVRMEGRRDPSRSPLFDTMFIMQNLRIPDFSQLGLAYRHQRYEHGTSKYDLMVQAVERPHGLRLVVEYAVSLFRERTARSLIDRYVRLIGALLAEPERPLGEADMLSSAEREQLERFGRGPSLELRPARAEALVEAWAAARPDALAVSGKDGSWTYRELNAKADQIARLLRREGTGAGSVVAVLADRTPLMLAAMVGALKSGAAYLPLDPAAPPDRLRYMLEDSGALLALTELPEPAPSREALRDVRELRLAELGQLLAADDAADAAREQGAGRLSAEDPMYVIYTSGSTGRPKGVVVPHRAFHSFAASMSRLLGGIGPEDRCLSLTNLSFDVSVCELFLPLHAGAAAILYPDDSLLDPLRMAQIVAEERITFAYLPPTLLGEVASELERQAERGVEAVLSKLLVGVEPIRSGALERFAALLPGIAIVNGYGPTEAAVCATAHVFRPGGPADAIVPIGRPMHDTEVLLLGYGGKPVPPGVGGELCIAGSHLALGYLGLPELTAERFAPHSLRPDQRLYRTGDLARWLPDGQAMYAGRIDRQLKIRGVRIEPGEVEARLLQLDGVAEAVVDARLGPAGDRVLCAYLVLGRERGMKELRAELLALLPEAMVPAFLLPVPAIPLTRSGKVDRRALPDPSFPSAQSAAEPASLSPSERRLAQLWQEALGLERVGPEDDFFERGGHSLKAAALAGRIRQSFGIEVPLRAVFEHPTLSGMAGWLDAQGASAGESDRAEAILPATRAGARPVLSTAAASDEAGSMPSLMAASQAGSRIPRAADRPHYPMSRAQRRMFLLERLGGGGASYHVPLALLIRGELDAARLEAAFRSVIERHESLRTAFVHEDESFRQLILPQAEFHLEQATLSAEETELLLADSRAPAVKEAVSRRLERLLRPFALDAPPLLRALLLEADASCRVLLLDFHHMAADGLSMPVLVRELLAFYEGKALEPLPIRYRDYALWLEGRLSEPPPARWLERFAGELPPLELPTDRPRPSVRIGEGRRLEFEFDEKTTADIGRFARGQGVTLYTALLGAYMRLLAAYGNVPEVRVGSPAAGRSHPDAERLVGLFVNTLALRGFPAPERRLDAFLQQLQQETLEALEHQDRPFEDLLEALGVQPEEGRLPLFDCMFVLQNMELPELAGGGLTAVMLPLEAGSAKADLTLEAARRDGRLVFQLEYDTALFAEATARRIIRHYAQVWKEWLQPGASALPLEQLGMIDSEERRELLADALRERREGTMEIKEMADPASLPDGAEEAGWVSMMAEFERQARSGPDAPAVHAGEETWSYGELNARANRMAHALRARGVGPEKLVVVMASRTPRLLVALLGVLKAGGAFVAVDPSYPEERIRWMLEDAGSAPALVEAAYLGRAAGASAEWTLEELEEDGAGRSDRDPVPVSRPEHLAYVLYTSGSTGRPKGAMIEHRGLASFLKQFRARFPLAAGQAVLAMAAVSFDIFLVETLLPLTIGMRVVLASEEERGDAASLGRLVERHEVDVLQLTPSRFRWWAAQEGQTAALRRLSVLMIGAEPLAPSLLAKLREATDACIFNLYGPTETTVWTSVQEVTALPSGETITIGTPIGGAHMLVLNNKLKLVPTGVIGEICIGGEGVGRGYLGHPEWNEGAFAEHPLLPGERLYRTGDLGRRLASGQFVYAGRRDHQVKIRGHRVELGEVEQQAQAAPGIREAVVTVVDEEAGDQALCLYAVPESGREDGAEERLQAHLAARLPGYMIPAYRMLLERIPLTPTGKVDRKALPRPEARGAAAFEPPAGELEIRLAALWRDVLTVEAVGRRDGFFELGGHSLKAATLASRIAREFGADVPLRELFQHSTLAAMAELVGRSAARLEPIPRQPDSVRGYPMSPAQRRQYLLQWMAGEATMYHVPFAVDIRGTLDPQRLEQAFGELARRQESLRTTFHYENGEFLQRVHAPSGFRLERSASLEAQAADGLSASGELPVQRLVQAFVRPFSLDREPAVRAALLRLGAERHLLLLDLHHIVTDGVSTALLIRELGALYTGAPLPEPRIGYRDYAVWQLERLQSEAMLAKEAYWLALFEEQPPALELPLDRPRPAAPSFRGATLERRLDRGLTAAAERLAARRGATLFAVLLGAYGLLLSKYAGEEDLVIGTPAAGRTHPDVEPLLGMFVHTVALRLRPAAELGSGAYMRRIQQDLVDALDRQDYPFEQLVERLGIQPEAGRNPLFDTMFILQNMDQPAIRAGELSLEPLAFDPGVSKFDLTLEAVQRDGVTSITFEYAADLFDPDTIERMARHYEEIVRQLCADEDGTRPLEEFELETEEAWG; from the coding sequence ATGTTTCAACTGAGCAAGCTGACCGGCAAGCCGGTGCCGCCTGCGGGCGGACAAGCTCCGGCGCCTGCCGCCCGGGCCGCCGTGACGGATTCTTCCGCCACGCATGAGGTGGCGATCATCGGCTTCGCCGGCCGGATCGGCAGCGCCTCGCAGCCGGCCGAGCTGGCCGAACTGCTTGGCGGGGCGGAGGACCGCATCGGTCCGTTTCCGTCCGGCCGCCGGGACGATGCCGAGCCGTTCCTAAGGCATCTGGGCGTGGACCCGGACGAAGCGGAATTTTTCGAAGGCGCGTTCCTCGACGACATCGCCTCCTTCGATCCGGCGCTTTTCCGCCTGTCGCCGAAGGAGGCCGCCCTGATGAATCCGAACCAGCGGCTGTTCCTGATGGCCGCCTGGCAGGCGATCGAGCATGCGGGTTACGGCGGCGCTGGCCTGGCCGGCTCCCGTACCGGCGTATACGTCGGGTACAACGGCGACGCCCTGCACGACTACAAGCGCATGATCGAGGCGCTGTGCCCGGAGGAGCTCGGCTCCGCCGCGCCCGGCAACCTCAGCTCGATGATCGCCGGCCGCGTCGCCTACCTGCTCGACCTGCACGGCCCCGCCCTGCAGGTCGATACCGCCTGCTCCTCCTCGCTCGTCGCCTTGCACCTGGCCTGTCAGGCCATCCGCTCCGGCGAATGCGACGCCGCGGTCGCGGGCAGCGTCAAGATCAACCTGCTGCCTCTGGACCATGGCGTCCGGCTCGGCATGGAGGCCGGAGACGGACGCGCCAAGCCGTTTGACGACGCGGCCGACGGCACCGGCATGGGCGACGGAGCGGTTGCCCTGCTGCTCAAGCCGCTCGCCAAGGCGAAGCGGGACGGAGATTTCATCCATGGCGTCATCAAAGGCAGCGCGGTCGGACAGGACGGCAGCTCGGCGGGCATCACGGCGCCGAATGCGCTCGCGCAGGAGGACGTCATCGCGCGCGCCTGGCAGGACGCCGACGTCGATCCGGAGACGATCTCCTATATCGAGGCGCACGGCACCGGAACGTCGCTCGGCGATCCGATCGAGATCGACGGGCTGACGAGGGCGTTCCGCCGGCATACCGACAAGCGGCAGTTCTGCGCGATCGGCTCCGCCAAAAGCCAGATCGGCCATCTCGACCATGCCGCAGGTATCGCCGGCGTGCTGAGGGGCCTGCTCGCCCTGAAGCGGGGCATGCTGCCGCCGAACGTGCATTTTCGCCGTCCGAACCGCAGCATCGACTTCATCGGATCGCCGCTGTACGTGAACGTCGAGCCGAGTCCGTGGCCCAAGGGAGCCGGTCCGCGCCGCATGGGCGTCAGCGCCTTCGGCATGAGCGGCACCAACGCGCATGTCGTGCTCGAGGAGGCTCCGGCGCGCGAATCGGCGGCGGCGGAGACGGAGGCTCCGGCCCTGTTCGTGCTGTCGGCCCGCTCGCCGGAAGGCCTGGCCGCGTCCGCGGCCCGCATGCGGGAGTGGCTGAAGACGGACGAGGCGGCCGCGAGCCCGCTCGCGGCGATGTGCGCGACGGCTGCATGCGGGCGGTCCCATGGCCCGCATCGGCTGGCGATCGTCTGCCGGACGCGGCGGGAGCTGGCGCTTGCGCTGGAGGAAGCGCTGCACGCGGGTGCGGTCCCGCTCGGCGAAGCGGCCGCCCTGCAGCCCGGCTCCGCTGCGGCAAGCGAAGCCGCCTGGACGCCGGAGGGGGCTTGCTTCCGGCTGGCGGCAAGGGGACTGGCCGCCGGATCGGCGGCATACGCCGGCCGAGTTCAGCCCAACGCGGCCATGGCGCAGGAAGTTGACGCGGCGGAAGCTTCGCCCAGCCTGGACGCTGCGGCGCGGCTGTACGCGTCCGGCGGAGAGCCGGCCTGGACGAGGCTGCATCCGCCGGGCTCGTTGAAGCGCGCGCCGCTGCCGGGGGCTCCGTTCGAGCTGCGGCGCTGCTGGCTGCAGCCGTCGCGCCCCGCGCCGGGCGCGCACGCCGCTGCGGCCCGGCGGGACATCCCGTCCGCCGTGCCGCCCGAAGCGCTCGCGTCCGCGCTCGAGCTGCTGCCGCCGGAGCTGCGGCAGCAGCTCGAGCCTTTGCTTGGCCGACTGCAGCGTCTCGAAGACGGGGAGGAAGGGAAGCCGAACCGAGCCAGACGGGTTCGGCTGCTGGAAGGGGGCGGCCGCGCGGATTCGGCAGGCTTCGGGGGAATGCCTTTGCAGTCGGCCGAGGAGACCGGGACGTCAAGCACGGCCGAGCCGGACGAGGCGCTGCAGGCGGCCGCCGATGCCTGGGGCGAGGTGCTCGGATACGACGAGCTGAGTCCGGATGCCGGATTTTACGAGCTGGGCGGCGACTCGATCCTGGCGCTGCGCGCGGTCGGCCTGCTGTCCAAGCGGTTCGGCGCGGACATCGCCGTGCATGAGCTGCTGGCCGCGCCGGTGCTGGAGGCGTTCGCTTCCGTGCTGCGGCGGAAGCTGGCGTCGGCGAGCGCGGCGAGCCGCGAAGCGGCGGCAGGGCGAGTCGCCGACGCGTCGCCGCAGGCTGAGGCCGCGGAAGCGGACGTCGCCCCCGGCTTCGAGGCCGGTCGTGATGAGGCCGCCGAAGCGGGCGTCGCCTCCGGCTTCGATGCCGGTCGTGATGCGGACGGCCTCGCGCCGCTCATCCCGCGTACCGCCGAGCAGCCCCATTACGCGGTTTCCTCGTCGCAGCGCCAGATGTACCTGCAGCAGCAGGCGCAGCCGGACGACCGCAGCTACAACCTGCCGGAGCTGCTGCATCTGTCCGGCGATGTCGACGCCGACCGGCTCGAGTCCGCGATCCGCAGCCTGATCCGGCGCCATGAGCCGCTGCGCTCTTCCTTCGCCGTCGTGGACGGCGAGGTCCGGCAGTTCATCCACGGTGACGTTCCGTTCGGGCTTCAGCGGCTGTCATGCGCGGAGGACGAGCTCGACGGGACGCTGCGCTCGCTGTCCATGCCGTTTGCCCTCTCCCGCGCCCCGCAGCTGCGGGCGGCGCTCGTCTCGACCGGTCCGCGCGCTCAGGTGCTGTTCCTCGACCTGCATCACATCGCCTCCGACGGCATGTCCGCCGGCATCCTGCTGCAGGAGCTGCTGACGCTCTATTCCGGCGGCTCGCTGCCGCCGCTCCCGCTCCGCTACCGGGACTATGCCGAGTGGCAGCAGCGCACGCTCGCCTCCGAGCGGATGGACAGGCAGCGGGCCTGGTGGCGGGAAAGGCTGCAGGACGAGTGGCCGGTGCTGGAGCTGCCGGCGGACTTCGCCCGTCCGCCCGTCAAGGACGGCAGGGGAGCGACCTTCGAGCTCGACCTGGATGCCGGCCTGTCCGCCGCCGTCCGGCGGCATGCCGCCGCCAGCGGCTGCACGCCGTTCGTCGTGCTGCTGGCCGCCTATTACGTGCTGCTCGCCAAGCATACCGGCGCGGAGGACATCGCGGTCGGCACGCCTGTCGCCGGGCGTCCGTCGCCGAGGCTCGAGCGCCTTGCCGGGATGTTCGTCGGAACGCACCCGCTGCGCGCCCGGCCCGAGGCGGCCAAGAGCTTCGCGACGTTCGTGCGGGAGGTCAAGGAAACGGTGCTGGACGCCTTCGCGAGCGGCGAGGTGCCGTTCGAGGAGCTCGTACGGATGGAAGGCCGGCGCGATCCGAGCCGCAGCCCGCTGTTCGACACGATGTTCATCATGCAGAACCTGCGCATCCCCGACTTTTCGCAGCTGGGGCTCGCCTATCGCCACCAGCGCTATGAGCACGGCACTTCCAAATACGACCTGATGGTGCAGGCGGTCGAGCGTCCGCACGGACTGCGGCTCGTCGTGGAGTATGCCGTCTCGCTGTTCCGCGAACGGACGGCGCGCTCGCTGATCGACCGGTACGTCCGCCTGATCGGAGCGCTGCTCGCCGAGCCGGAGCGTCCGCTCGGCGAGGCGGACATGCTGTCCTCCGCCGAGCGGGAGCAGCTGGAGCGCTTCGGCCGAGGGCCGTCGCTGGAGCTGCGGCCGGCGCGCGCGGAAGCGCTCGTGGAAGCCTGGGCGGCTGCGCGGCCGGACGCGCTGGCCGTCAGCGGCAAGGACGGCTCATGGACCTACCGCGAGCTGAACGCCAAGGCGGATCAGATCGCCCGCCTGCTGCGCCGCGAAGGCACGGGGGCCGGCTCCGTAGTCGCGGTGCTGGCGGACCGGACGCCGCTGATGCTCGCCGCGATGGTCGGCGCGCTGAAGAGCGGCGCGGCCTACCTGCCGCTCGATCCGGCCGCTCCGCCCGACCGGCTGCGCTACATGCTGGAGGATAGCGGCGCGCTCCTTGCGCTGACGGAGCTCCCGGAGCCTGCTCCGTCGCGGGAGGCGCTGCGGGACGTCCGGGAGCTGCGGCTGGCCGAGCTCGGCCAGCTGCTTGCGGCTGACGATGCGGCTGACGCCGCGCGCGAGCAGGGCGCGGGCCGCCTGTCTGCGGAGGACCCGATGTACGTCATCTATACGTCCGGCTCCACCGGCCGGCCGAAGGGCGTCGTCGTGCCGCATCGGGCGTTCCACTCGTTCGCCGCTTCGATGAGCCGCCTGCTGGGCGGAATCGGGCCGGAGGACCGCTGCCTCAGCCTGACGAACCTCAGCTTCGACGTCAGCGTCTGCGAGCTGTTCCTGCCGCTGCATGCCGGCGCGGCAGCCATCCTTTATCCCGACGACTCGCTGCTCGATCCGCTGCGGATGGCGCAGATCGTCGCCGAAGAGCGGATCACGTTCGCCTACCTGCCGCCGACGCTGCTCGGCGAGGTGGCCTCCGAGCTGGAGCGGCAGGCGGAGCGTGGCGTCGAAGCCGTCCTGTCCAAGCTGCTCGTCGGCGTCGAGCCGATCCGCAGCGGGGCGCTGGAGCGGTTCGCCGCGCTCCTGCCGGGCATCGCGATCGTCAACGGCTACGGGCCGACCGAAGCGGCCGTATGCGCGACCGCCCATGTGTTCCGTCCCGGCGGCCCGGCGGATGCGATCGTGCCGATCGGCAGGCCGATGCACGACACCGAGGTGCTCCTGCTCGGGTACGGCGGCAAGCCGGTTCCGCCCGGCGTCGGCGGCGAGCTGTGCATTGCGGGCAGCCACCTGGCGCTCGGGTATCTCGGACTGCCGGAGCTGACGGCGGAGCGGTTCGCGCCCCATTCCCTGCGTCCGGACCAGCGTCTGTACCGGACCGGCGATCTTGCGCGCTGGCTGCCGGACGGACAGGCGATGTACGCAGGCCGCATCGACCGGCAGCTCAAGATCCGAGGCGTCCGCATCGAGCCCGGCGAAGTCGAGGCGAGGCTGTTGCAGCTGGACGGCGTAGCCGAGGCGGTCGTCGACGCCCGCCTCGGACCGGCGGGGGACCGGGTGCTGTGCGCGTACCTGGTGCTCGGCCGCGAGCGCGGCATGAAGGAGCTGCGGGCCGAGCTGCTGGCGCTGCTGCCCGAGGCGATGGTGCCCGCCTTCCTCCTGCCCGTGCCGGCGATCCCGCTCACGCGCAGCGGCAAGGTCGACCGGCGGGCGCTGCCCGATCCTTCGTTCCCGAGCGCGCAATCTGCGGCCGAGCCGGCTTCGTTGAGTCCAAGCGAGCGGCGGCTGGCGCAGCTATGGCAGGAAGCGCTCGGGCTGGAGCGCGTCGGACCGGAGGACGACTTTTTCGAAAGGGGCGGCCACTCGCTCAAAGCGGCGGCGCTCGCCGGCCGCATCCGGCAGTCGTTCGGCATCGAAGTGCCGCTGCGCGCCGTGTTCGAGCACCCGACCTTGTCTGGCATGGCCGGCTGGCTGGATGCGCAAGGGGCGTCGGCCGGCGAGTCGGACCGGGCCGAGGCCATCCTCCCGGCAACGAGAGCTGGAGCTCGTCCCGTCCTGTCGACGGCAGCGGCGTCCGATGAGGCCGGCAGCATGCCGTCCCTCATGGCCGCCTCGCAAGCCGGCTCCCGAATTCCGCGCGCCGCGGACCGGCCCCATTATCCGATGTCGCGGGCTCAGCGCAGGATGTTTCTGCTGGAGCGCCTCGGCGGAGGGGGGGCGTCGTACCATGTGCCGCTGGCGCTGCTCATCCGGGGCGAGCTGGATGCGGCGCGGCTCGAAGCGGCCTTCCGCTCCGTGATCGAGCGCCACGAATCGCTGCGGACGGCGTTTGTCCACGAGGACGAGTCGTTCCGGCAGCTCATTCTGCCGCAGGCGGAGTTCCATCTGGAGCAAGCAACCTTGAGCGCGGAAGAGACGGAGCTGCTGCTCGCCGACTCGCGGGCGCCGGCCGTGAAGGAGGCGGTCAGCCGCAGGCTGGAGCGCCTGCTGCGGCCGTTCGCGCTTGATGCGCCGCCGCTGCTGAGGGCGCTGCTGCTGGAAGCGGACGCGTCCTGCCGCGTCCTGCTGCTCGATTTCCACCATATGGCGGCGGACGGGCTGTCGATGCCGGTACTCGTGCGCGAGCTGCTCGCCTTTTACGAAGGCAAGGCGCTCGAGCCGCTGCCGATCCGATACCGGGACTATGCGCTCTGGCTGGAGGGGCGGCTGTCGGAGCCGCCTCCCGCACGCTGGCTGGAGCGCTTCGCGGGCGAGCTGCCGCCGCTGGAGCTGCCGACCGACCGTCCGCGTCCGTCGGTCCGGATCGGCGAGGGCCGCCGGCTGGAGTTCGAATTCGACGAGAAGACGACGGCGGACATCGGCCGATTCGCGCGCGGACAAGGCGTGACGCTGTATACGGCGCTTCTCGGCGCCTATATGAGGCTGCTGGCCGCCTACGGCAACGTCCCTGAAGTGCGCGTCGGCTCGCCTGCCGCCGGCAGGTCGCATCCCGATGCGGAGCGCCTCGTCGGACTGTTCGTGAATACGCTGGCGCTGCGAGGGTTTCCGGCTCCGGAGCGCCGCCTGGACGCGTTTCTGCAACAGCTGCAGCAGGAGACGCTGGAGGCGCTGGAGCATCAGGACCGTCCGTTCGAGGACTTGCTGGAGGCGCTGGGCGTGCAGCCGGAGGAAGGGCGGCTGCCGCTGTTCGACTGCATGTTCGTGCTGCAGAACATGGAGCTGCCGGAGCTCGCCGGAGGCGGCCTGACGGCGGTGATGCTGCCGCTGGAAGCGGGCTCCGCCAAGGCGGACCTGACGCTGGAGGCGGCGCGTCGGGACGGACGCCTTGTTTTCCAGCTGGAGTACGACACGGCGCTGTTCGCGGAAGCGACGGCGCGGCGGATCATCCGCCACTATGCGCAGGTATGGAAGGAATGGCTGCAGCCCGGGGCATCCGCGCTGCCGCTGGAGCAGCTGGGCATGATCGACAGCGAGGAGCGCCGCGAGCTGCTGGCGGACGCTCTTCGCGAGAGGAGAGAAGGAACGATGGAGATCAAGGAGATGGCCGATCCGGCATCGCTGCCGGATGGGGCGGAGGAAGCAGGCTGGGTCAGCATGATGGCCGAGTTCGAGCGGCAGGCCCGGTCGGGCCCGGATGCTCCAGCGGTGCATGCGGGGGAGGAGACCTGGTCGTACGGAGAGCTGAACGCCCGGGCGAACCGGATGGCGCATGCGCTTCGCGCCAGAGGAGTCGGCCCCGAGAAGCTGGTCGTCGTCATGGCATCGCGGACGCCGCGGCTGCTCGTCGCGCTGCTCGGCGTGCTGAAGGCGGGCGGGGCGTTCGTCGCCGTCGATCCGTCGTACCCCGAGGAGCGCATCCGCTGGATGCTGGAGGATGCCGGCTCCGCTCCGGCGCTCGTGGAGGCGGCCTATCTCGGCCGTGCCGCCGGCGCGAGCGCGGAGTGGACGCTCGAAGAGCTGGAGGAGGACGGAGCAGGACGCTCGGACCGCGATCCGGTGCCCGTCAGCCGCCCGGAGCATCTCGCCTATGTGCTGTATACGTCCGGCTCGACCGGCCGGCCGAAGGGCGCGATGATCGAGCATCGGGGCTTGGCGAGCTTCCTCAAGCAGTTCCGCGCCCGCTTCCCGCTCGCTGCGGGACAAGCGGTGCTGGCGATGGCGGCCGTCTCGTTCGACATCTTCCTCGTGGAGACGCTGCTGCCGCTGACGATCGGCATGCGCGTCGTGCTTGCTTCCGAGGAAGAAAGGGGCGACGCGGCGTCGCTCGGCCGGCTGGTGGAGCGCCATGAGGTAGACGTGCTGCAGCTGACGCCGAGCCGGTTCCGGTGGTGGGCGGCCCAGGAAGGGCAGACGGCCGCGCTGCGCCGGCTGTCCGTGCTCATGATCGGCGCCGAGCCGCTCGCGCCGTCGCTGCTGGCCAAGCTGCGGGAGGCGACCGACGCCTGCATCTTCAATCTGTACGGTCCGACCGAAACGACGGTGTGGACGTCCGTCCAGGAGGTGACCGCCTTGCCCTCCGGCGAGACGATCACGATCGGCACGCCGATCGGCGGCGCCCACATGCTCGTGCTGAACAACAAGCTGAAACTCGTTCCGACCGGCGTCATCGGCGAAATCTGCATCGGCGGCGAAGGGGTCGGCCGCGGCTACCTCGGCCATCCGGAATGGAACGAAGGCGCCTTTGCCGAGCATCCGCTCCTTCCCGGAGAGCGCTTGTACCGGACGGGCGACCTGGGCCGCCGCCTGGCGAGCGGGCAGTTCGTCTACGCCGGGCGGCGCGACCATCAGGTGAAGATCCGGGGCCACCGGGTGGAGCTCGGCGAGGTGGAGCAGCAGGCGCAGGCCGCGCCGGGCATCCGCGAGGCGGTCGTCACGGTCGTGGACGAGGAGGCGGGCGATCAGGCGCTGTGCCTGTATGCCGTGCCGGAGTCCGGCCGGGAGGACGGAGCGGAGGAGCGGCTGCAGGCCCATCTGGCGGCAAGGCTGCCGGGATACATGATTCCCGCCTATCGGATGCTGCTGGAGCGGATTCCGCTCACGCCGACGGGCAAGGTGGACCGCAAGGCGCTGCCTAGGCCGGAGGCGCGCGGCGCTGCGGCATTCGAGCCGCCGGCCGGAGAGCTGGAGATCCGGCTGGCCGCGCTGTGGAGAGACGTGCTGACGGTGGAGGCCGTCGGCCGCCGCGACGGGTTCTTCGAGCTCGGCGGACACTCCCTCAAGGCGGCGACGCTGGCCAGCCGCATCGCCCGCGAGTTCGGCGCCGACGTGCCGCTGCGGGAGCTGTTCCAGCATTCCACGCTGGCGGCGATGGCGGAGCTGGTCGGACGAAGCGCCGCCCGGCTCGAGCCGATACCGCGCCAGCCGGATTCCGTGCGGGGCTATCCGATGTCGCCCGCCCAGCGCCGTCAATACCTGCTCCAGTGGATGGCCGGCGAGGCGACGATGTACCACGTGCCGTTCGCGGTCGACATCCGCGGGACGCTTGACCCGCAGCGGCTGGAGCAGGCGTTCGGCGAGCTGGCCCGCCGCCAGGAAAGCCTGCGGACGACGTTCCATTACGAGAACGGCGAGTTCCTGCAGCGGGTCCATGCTCCGTCCGGCTTCCGGCTGGAGAGGAGCGCCTCGCTGGAAGCGCAGGCGGCGGACGGGCTGTCCGCGAGCGGGGAGCTGCCCGTACAGCGTCTCGTGCAGGCGTTCGTCCGGCCGTTCTCCTTGGATCGGGAGCCCGCCGTGCGGGCCGCGCTGCTGCGGCTCGGCGCCGAGCGCCACCTGCTGCTGCTCGATCTGCACCATATCGTGACCGACGGCGTCTCCACCGCGCTGCTCATCCGCGAGCTGGGAGCCCTCTACACGGGCGCCCCGCTCCCGGAGCCGCGCATCGGCTACCGCGATTACGCCGTCTGGCAGCTGGAGCGGCTCCAATCGGAAGCGATGCTCGCAAAAGAAGCGTACTGGCTCGCCCTCTTCGAGGAGCAGCCTCCGGCGCTGGAGCTGCCGCTCGACCGTCCGCGGCCGGCCGCGCCTAGCTTCCGCGGCGCGACGCTGGAGCGCCGCCTGGACCGAGGCTTGACGGCAGCCGCCGAGCGGCTCGCGGCGCGGCGCGGCGCGACGCTGTTCGCCGTGCTGCTCGGCGCCTACGGCCTCCTGCTGTCCAAGTATGCCGGAGAAGAGGACCTCGTCATCGGCACGCCGGCGGCAGGGCGGACGCATCCCGACGTGGAGCCGCTGCTCGGCATGTTCGTCCATACGGTCGCGCTGCGGCTTCGTCCGGCGGCAGAACTCGGATCGGGCGCGTACATGCGTCGCATCCAGCAGGATCTCGTCGACGCGCTGGACCGCCAGGACTATCCGTTCGAGCAGCTGGTCGAGCGGCTCGGCATCCAGCCCGAGGCGGGCCGCAATCCACTGTTCGACACGATGTTCATCCTGCAGAACATGGATCAGCCGGCGATCCGGGCGGGGGAGCTGTCGCTGGAGCCGCTCGCGTTCGATCCGGGGGTGAGCAAATTCGACCTGACGCTGGAGGCGGTGCAGCGGGACGGCGTGACCTCGATTACGTTCGAGTATGCCGCCGATCTGTTCGATCCGGATACGATCGAGAGAATGGCCCGCCATTATGAGGAGATCGTGCGTCAGCTCTGCGCCGACGAGGACGGGACTCGCCCGTTGGAAGAATTCGAGCTGGAGACGGAGGAGGCATGGGGATGA